One window of Chionomys nivalis chromosome 10, mChiNiv1.1, whole genome shotgun sequence genomic DNA carries:
- the Cinp gene encoding cyclin-dependent kinase 2-interacting protein isoform X2, which produces MEAKTPGIATPRKPVLSVSARKIKDNAADWHNLILKWESLNDAGFTTASNIANLKVSLLSKEKVGLESSSPASSEKGEKRNLDYDKELEALCEELQVTLDGLTKIQMKMEKLSSTTKGICELENYHYKEESNRPLLFHTWPTTFFYEVSHRLSSAYKKELLLKHTIGAELAHTADRDLILTYLSMWLHQPYIESDSKLQLESMLLETGHRAL; this is translated from the exons ATGGAAG CAAAGACTCCTGGAATTGCAACACCCAGGAAACCTGTCTTATCTGTCAGTGCAAGGAAAATTAAGGACAATGCAGCTGATTGGCATAACTTAATCCTGAAGTGGGAAAGCCTCAATGACGCCGGTTTTACCACCGCGAGCAATATTGCCAACTTGAAAGTCAGCTTATT GAGTAAAGAGAAGGTTGGATTAGAGAGCAGCAGCCCAGCTTCCAgtgaaaagggagagaagaggaatcTGGACTATGACAAGGAACTTGAAGCGCTATGTGAGGAGCTGCAGGTCACCTTGGATGGCTTG actaaaatacaaatgaaaatggaaaagctGTCTTCAACCACCAAGGGAATTTGTGAACTAGAAAATTACCATTACAAGGAAGAAAGTAACCGGCCCCTTCTGTTTCACACATGGCCCACGACCTTCTTTT ATGAGGTCTCCCACCGGCTCTCCAGTGCATACAAGAAGGAGCTCCTCCTGAAGCACACCATTGGTGCTGAGCTGGCCCACACTGCTGACCGCGACCTCATCCTGACCTACCTGTCCATGTGGCTCCACCAGCCGTACATAGAGAGCGACAGCAAGCTGCAGCTGGAGAGCATGCTCCTGGAAACAGGGCATCGGGCCCTGTGA
- the Cinp gene encoding cyclin-dependent kinase 2-interacting protein isoform X1: MEAKTPGIATPRKPVLSVSARKIKDNAADWHNLILKWESLNDAGFTTASNIANLKVSLLFGFACTSHPAPPRCPRGRSKEKVGLESSSPASSEKGEKRNLDYDKELEALCEELQVTLDGLTKIQMKMEKLSSTTKGICELENYHYKEESNRPLLFHTWPTTFFYEVSHRLSSAYKKELLLKHTIGAELAHTADRDLILTYLSMWLHQPYIESDSKLQLESMLLETGHRAL, from the exons ATGGAAG CAAAGACTCCTGGAATTGCAACACCCAGGAAACCTGTCTTATCTGTCAGTGCAAGGAAAATTAAGGACAATGCAGCTGATTGGCATAACTTAATCCTGAAGTGGGAAAGCCTCAATGACGCCGGTTTTACCACCGCGAGCAATATTGCCAACTTGAAAGTCAGCTTATT GTTCGGCTTCGCATGCACCTCCCATCCAGCACCACCACGATGCCCAAGAGGAAG GAGTAAAGAGAAGGTTGGATTAGAGAGCAGCAGCCCAGCTTCCAgtgaaaagggagagaagaggaatcTGGACTATGACAAGGAACTTGAAGCGCTATGTGAGGAGCTGCAGGTCACCTTGGATGGCTTG actaaaatacaaatgaaaatggaaaagctGTCTTCAACCACCAAGGGAATTTGTGAACTAGAAAATTACCATTACAAGGAAGAAAGTAACCGGCCCCTTCTGTTTCACACATGGCCCACGACCTTCTTTT ATGAGGTCTCCCACCGGCTCTCCAGTGCATACAAGAAGGAGCTCCTCCTGAAGCACACCATTGGTGCTGAGCTGGCCCACACTGCTGACCGCGACCTCATCCTGACCTACCTGTCCATGTGGCTCCACCAGCCGTACATAGAGAGCGACAGCAAGCTGCAGCTGGAGAGCATGCTCCTGGAAACAGGGCATCGGGCCCTGTGA